In Fusarium oxysporum f. sp. lycopersici 4287 chromosome 4, whole genome shotgun sequence, a genomic segment contains:
- a CDS encoding nitrate reductase [NADPH], with the protein METSTTTLLQQERIPENSEPISTHTHTHSLPPTPPGTAKPSRIGSFHDLQELSSVESPRLDHIKPYPLPPKFSPKSVLKEDLKTPDNFVERDPRLIRLTGVHPFNVEAPLSDLYDEGFLTSENLHYVRNHGHVPRCEDDDILDWEFEISGLVENPIKMNVRDLINDYQQLTYPVTFVCAGNRRKEQNIVRKTKGFSWGPAGLSTALWTGVAIGDLLSAAKPKRGARYACFEGADKLPNGYYGTSIKLNWCMDPNRGVMVAHKMNGNPLPPDHGKPVRIVIPGQIGGRSIKWLKKITITQEPSDNWYHIYDNRVLPTMISPEESANLPEVWKDEKYAIYDLSTNSAICYPAHEEKVPFTDAPASYKVRGYAYSGGGRRITRVEVTLDKGKSWRLANIRYPEDDYRNAPEGDTLYGGRVDMWWRETSFCWCFWDLDIPLDELKSADDIMMRAMDESMNVQPRDMYWSVLGMMNNPWFRIVIHKEDHALRFEHPTHATLKIKGWMERVKEAGGDLTNGYWGEKAPGEVQEVVVKEPEKQICMTNPQINRKITIEELKAHSGEEEPWFVVKGEVYDGTPYLSGHPGGAASIFGAAGQDATEEFMAIHSENAKAMLPTYHIGTLDEVSRAILSGDATKTNDDADREVFLQAKTWSKAILDKKTSISPDTKIFSFKLNHEAQKIGLPTGQHLMMRLRDPATREAIIRSYTPYSDGSDCGRLDILIKIYYDTPQRKGGVMTQALDALPISHWVDFKGPTGKFVYHGNGLCTINEKERRVRRFIMVCGGSGITPIRQVLRAVMHNPKDTTPCLVFNGNRSVNDILCKEELEELEAANPSRCRVVNALSNPPPEWNGLKGFVNQALVPEYMDLPKASGEGDELVLVCGPPPMVKAVEASFLGMGFKSDDFVFF; encoded by the exons ATGGagacttcaacaacaaccctCCTACAACAGGAAAGGATTCCTGAAAACTCTGAACCAATCTCAACCCATACACATACCCACAGCCTTCCTCCTACTCCTCCAGGAACAGCAAAGCCATCTCGGATAGGTAGCTTCCACGATCTACAAGAACTCTCATCAGTTGAATCTCCTCGTCTCGACCATATCAAGCCTTATCCTCTACCTCCAAAATTCTCGCCAAAGTCTGTCCTCAAGGAAGATCTCAAGACTCCTGATAACTTTGTTGAGAGAGATCCACGTCTTATTCGTCTAACTGGAGTCCACCCTTTCAACGTCGAGGCACCCCTGAGCGACTTATACGATGAAGGTTTCCTTACCAGCGAGAACCTTCACTATGTCCGTAACCACGGACACGTACCTAGATGTGAAGACGATGACATTCTCGACTGGGAGTTCGAAATAAGTGGCCTTGTCGAAAACCCCATCAAGATGAACGTGCGggatctcatcaacgactACCAGCAATTGACTTATCCAGTGACGTTCGTGTGTGCTGGAAACCGTCGCAAAGAGCAGAACATTGTACGGAAAACCAAGGGTTTCTCTTGGGGACCGGCCGGCCTGTCAACAGCTCTCTGGACCGGTGTTGCTATAGGAGATCTCCTTTCTGCGGCGAAACCTAAGCGCGGAGCCCGGTATGCTTGCTTCGAGGGAGCAGACAAGTTACCCAATGGCTATTATGGTACATCCATCAAGCTCAACTGGTGCATGGATCCTAACAGAGGTGTCATGGTGGCTCACAAGATGAATGGCAACCCCCTACCTCCAGACCATGGCAAGCCTGTTCGTATCGTCATTCCTGGACAGATCGGCGGTCGAAGCATTAAGTGGCTTAAGAAGATTACTATCACTCAAGAGCCTAGCGATAACTGGTATCACATATATGACAACCGTGTCCTACCCACCATGATCTCACCTGAAGAGAGCGCAAACTTGCCTGAGGTCTGGAAAGATGAGAAATACGCCATTTACGACCTCAGCACGAATAGTGCCATTTGTTACCCTGCCCATGAAGAGAAGGTGCCATTCACGGATGCTCCGGCAAGCTATAAGGTGCGAGGTTATGCCTACAGTGGTGGCGGAAGACGTATTACAAGAGTTGAGGTTACCCTTGATAAGGGTAAATCTTGGAGACTCGCCAACATCAGATACCCTGAGGATGACTACCGCAACGCCCCTGAAGGTGATACTCTGTATGGGGGGCGTGTCGACATGTGGTGGCGCGAGACATCCTTCTGTTGGTGCTTCTGGGACCTTGACATTCCTCtggatgagttgaagagTGCAGACGACATCATGATGCGTGCTATGGACGAGTCCATGAACGTGCAGCCTCGAGATATGTACTGGAGCGTACTGGGCATGATGAACAACCCGTGGTTCCGCATCGTGATCCACAAGGAGGATCATGCACTTCGCTTCGAGCATCCCACCCACGCTACCCTGAAGATCAAAGGTTGGATGGAGCGAGTCAAGGAGGCCGGTGGTGATCTCACTAACGGCTACTGGGGTGAGAAGGCCCCTGGTGAAGTTCAAGAGGTCGTGGTAAAGGAGCCCGAGAAGCAGATCTGCATGACCAACCCTCAGATCAATCGAAAGATCACCATAgaagagctcaaggctcatagtggtgaagaagagccTTGGTTCGTTGTCAAGGGCGAAGTGTACGATGGCACTCCTTACCTCTCTGGTCACCCTGGTGGTGCAGCATCAATCTTTGGTGCCGCTGGTCAAGATGCTACTGAAGAATTTATGGCCATTC ACAGCGAAAATGCAAAAGCCATGCTGCCCACATACCACATTGGCACCCTCGATGAAGTATCCCGTGCCATTCTCAGTGGCGATGCTACCAAGACGAACGACGACGCAGACCGAGAAGTGTTCctccaagccaagacatgGAGCAAGGCTattctcgacaagaagaCATCCATCTCACCAGATaccaagatcttctccttcaagctcaaccaCGAAGCCCAGAAGATTGGCCTCCCCACTGGCCAGCATCTTATGATGCGTCTCCGCGACCCTGCCACCCGCGAGGCTATCATCCGCTCATACACACCATACTCCGACGGCTCAGATTGTGGCCGTCTGGATATTCTTATCAAGATCTACTACGATACTCCCCAGCGCAAGGGTGGTGTTATGACACAAGCACTCGATGCCCTTCCCATCAGCCACTGGGTTGACTTTAAGGGACCTACGGGCAAATTCGTCTATCATGGCAATGGCCTCTGCACGATTAATGAGAAAGAACGCCGTGTTCGCCGTTTCATCATGGTGTGTGGTGGTTCTGGCATTACTCCTATCCGCCAAGTACTCCGCGCTGTTATGCATAATCCCAAAGACACGACGCCATGTCTGGTCTTCAACGGCAACCGGAGTGTGAACGATATTCTCTGCAAGGAGGAGCTCGAAGAACTGGAGGCTGCCAATCCTTCAAGATGCCGAGTCGTTAATGCCCTCTCTAATCCACCACCCGAATGGAATGGCCTCAAGGGTTTCGTGAACCAAGCCCTGGTTCCCGAATACATGGATCTGCCTAAGGCAAGTGGTGAAGGCGACGAGTTGGTGCTTGTTTGTGGACCTCCACCGAT